GCGGTCCGATCGAGGACCACGCCGGCGCGGTCGGCGCCGGCGCGGTCGGCGCCGGCCGGGATGACGGCGACGACACCCGCCAGAAACGCGCGCCGGTACGCGTCCGCGTAGTACAGGCGCTCGGTGGGAGGCGTCCCCGGCGGTACTGCGGATTCGCGGCCTGTGTTAGAATACACGCGTGCTCGTCCTTCTTGTCATGAGGCTGATCGCGGACGTCGTGCAGGTACTGACGCTATTGATCATCGTGCGTGCGGTGCTGACGTGGATTCCCTCTGTCGACTACGGCCATCCGGTGATCCGGGCGATCGTCGGGATCACCGACCCCATCCTGCTGCCGATCCGCCGCCTCATCCCGCCGCTCGGCGGGATTGACATCACGCCGATCGTCGCCCTGCTCCTGATCCAGTTTGTCGGCAAGATGCTGATCGCCGTGATCAGCATGGTCGCGTTCGGCGCCTGACGGCTCCGCGATAACCCGCGCGTCCGCTACGACGCCGACACCTTCGCGGTGCGCCGCCGCCGGCGCGCCGCCCGCCGGCGGCGCGGCCGATGGTTCATGAGGTTTTCCGGCAGGTTCTCTTCCCAGGTGATCATGCTGTGGAAGAAGACCTTGTCGCCTTCCTCCAGTCCGCGCGTGACCTCCGTGATGTGCATGTTGGTCGCGCCGAACGCCTTGAGCGCGTGCTGGACGGCGGCTTCGGGTTTCGCCCGGTCGCCGCAGGTGAAGATGTCGAGGGCCACGTAGCCGACCTCCGGCCACGTGTGCACGGACAGGTGCGATTCCGAGATCACCACCACGCCGCTCACGCCCATGGGCCGAAACCGGTGAAAGGAGATCGCCCAGATCTGCACGTCGGCGACTTCGGCGGCCCGGACCAGGATCTGTTCCACCTGTTCGACGCGGCTGATGACATCCGGGTTGCAGCCCGACCCTTCGACGATGTAGTGGTGCCCGAGCGTGTCCACCGGCCGCCCCCCGTCACATGAACCGTCTGATGACCGCGATCAGGCCTGTGCTGATCAGCGTGACCAGAACCGCGCTGACGAGCACTCCCACGGCGAGCGCGGCGATCGCGTGGCGCCGCGGCAGCCCGAACGTCCAGGCCAAGACGGCGCCGGAGTAGACCCCCGGTCCCGGCAGCGGCAGGCTCACGTAGATCCCGACGCCGACGACGCCCCACCGTTCCACGTATTTCCGTCCGTGCCGCCGCACTTCCTCGATCAGGCGGCGCGCCAGCGGGGAATGCGACAGGAACCGCACGTAGAACAGATCCAGGCCGATGAACACCGGCACGATCACCGCCCAGCTCGCCAGGACGGCGGCGAGGAATGCCACGGCCGGCGGCAGCCCGTCCTTGGCGATCCCGTACGGAATCGCCAGCCGCAGCTCCACCCACGGCACGATCGAGAGCAGCATGACGTGGATGAACCTAGTGAGCATGGTCCTGCGCCCGCAGGGCGGCGACCCGCGCCTTTCGCGCGCGCGACCGCATCGCCCCGCCGAGCCACACCCGCCGCGCCCGCTCGTCCGGCGGGACGAGAGGCGGCATCGGCGCGGGCCGGCCGGCGGCGTCGAGATGCACCATCGTGAGATAGGCCGTGCACGTGTGGTGGCGGACGCCGCCGACCCGCTCGCTGTCCACCCGCACGCCGATCTCCGCCGACGTCCGCGACACGAACGGCACGGCGGCCGCGATGTCGACGATCTCGCCGACCCGCAGCGGATGGTAGAAGTACACGGTGTCGAGCGATGCGGTCACGACCTGGCCCCGCGTGTACCGGGCCGCCGTGATCGCCGCCACCTCGTCGAGCATCGCCAGCAACTTGCCGGCGAACATGAGCGTCCCGCTGAAGGCGTCTTCGGGCATCACCACGCGGGCCAGCCGGGTCGCCTGCGCGCCGGCCGGGACCTCGGGAACGTCGGCGCCGTGCGCGCGGACGCGCGCCAGGCGGGCGGCCTTGCGTGCCGCGGCGGCCTCGTGCAGGGCCGACTCCGAGGCGGACGCCGGCGTGACGGACGCCCCGACCGGCCGCGGCCGTTCGTGGTCGTCGAGCGCGATGAACGCCAGGTGCGACGACGTCGTCCGCCGCGGCACGCGCCGGCCGGGCGATTCGGACTGCACCTCCACGCCGACCTCCATCGAGGAGCGGCCGACGCACTCGACCTGGGCGTCGATCGTGACGATCTCGCCGAGATGCACCGGCGTCAGAAAATCCAAGTCGTCCATCGCCCCCTGGACGACCGGACCGTGCGCAAACCGCGACGCGGCCAGCGTGCCGGCCGTCGCGATCCACGACATCATCCGCCCGCCGAAGAGTGTGCCGTATTGATTGGTGTGCTCGGGGAAGACCAGTTGCACCATTTGGAAGCGCGTGTCCGCGATGCTCGGCACAGGTTGTATGGTACCATAGGGACCGGCCTATGACCCTGCGCTACACGGTGAGCCGCCTCGCA
The sequence above is a segment of the bacterium genome. Coding sequences within it:
- a CDS encoding YggT family protein is translated as MLVLLVMRLIADVVQVLTLLIIVRAVLTWIPSVDYGHPVIRAIVGITDPILLPIRRLIPPLGGIDITPIVALLLIQFVGKMLIAVISMVAFGA
- the speD gene encoding adenosylmethionine decarboxylase; this translates as MDTLGHHYIVEGSGCNPDVISRVEQVEQILVRAAEVADVQIWAISFHRFRPMGVSGVVVISESHLSVHTWPEVGYVALDIFTCGDRAKPEAAVQHALKAFGATNMHITEVTRGLEEGDKVFFHSMITWEENLPENLMNHRPRRRRAARRRRRTAKVSAS
- a CDS encoding small multi-drug export protein, coding for MLTRFIHVMLLSIVPWVELRLAIPYGIAKDGLPPAVAFLAAVLASWAVIVPVFIGLDLFYVRFLSHSPLARRLIEEVRRHGRKYVERWGVVGVGIYVSLPLPGPGVYSGAVLAWTFGLPRRHAIAALAVGVLVSAVLVTLISTGLIAVIRRFM
- a CDS encoding acyl-CoA thioesterase; translated protein: MVQLVFPEHTNQYGTLFGGRMMSWIATAGTLAASRFAHGPVVQGAMDDLDFLTPVHLGEIVTIDAQVECVGRSSMEVGVEVQSESPGRRVPRRTTSSHLAFIALDDHERPRPVGASVTPASASESALHEAAAARKAARLARVRAHGADVPEVPAGAQATRLARVVMPEDAFSGTLMFAGKLLAMLDEVAAITAARYTRGQVVTASLDTVYFYHPLRVGEIVDIAAAVPFVSRTSAEIGVRVDSERVGGVRHHTCTAYLTMVHLDAAGRPAPMPPLVPPDERARRVWLGGAMRSRARKARVAALRAQDHAH